The genomic region TTCGGCGTGCAACTCGGCGTCGGGTTCGTGCTGTACAACCGTCACCTCGATGTGGGCTGTCCGGTCAAATCCGATCGCTCCCTCGCCGATCCCAACGGGAGTCGATCGTCGCTGAACACCCTGTGCTATGTGATCGTCGATGGTCATCGCAAGCTCCTCGAGCGTTTGCTGTCCGTTCTGGATCGCGCTGTCCTCGCGAACCTCGTCTAGCGACGTCGCTCCAACGAGAAACAGTGCGCTCGCAGAGAGAGTTATTAGCCCGAACAGGAGTGCGTACCCGAGCACCTCGCTCGTCGCTCGCTCAGGCACGGCTGATCACCATCCGTTGATCGGAACTAGCGTCGACGGTCGTCATTACCGACCCACCGCGGACAGTGGTGAGTTCGATCGGAGTCGTCGTCGCGAGACCGCGTTCGACCGCACTGGAAGAGCGGTGCAGTTCGAACCGAAGGGAGGGTTGTTCGTCCACTACAGTGATCGTGATCGCGTACCGTTCAGTACCGATTGTCTGTGGAAGCTCCGTTGCGACGGAGACGTTCGCCCCGTCTCCCTGCTGGGCCAGCCTGTCAGCCGTCTCGATATCGGCCGCCAGTTGCTCTGCGTACACGCCGAGTTTTGCCTCGGTCGCTCGCTCCTGTTGGGTCTCGACCAGCCCGTTTGCAGCCATCGAGAGGCTGACCGCGAGGATCGCAACGACGACGATTCCAATCGCGTATCCGACGACGGTCGAGACAGCGCGCTCAGCCATCGCCTGCCTCCAGAGTGGTAGTCGACGCGTACTGGAGCCGATAGCTCTCGTACCGAACCTCGAGGTCGACACCGGAGAGTACGTCACTCGTGTGCAATTTCTCCTCGTCACCACCGACGCCCGAAATTTCGGCCTCATCGTCGACGACGAGAGCGTACGTTCCACGGACCCGGTTTGCGTTCTCGTAACGAACGTCGTAGTCCCGGAGCCCATCGAGTAACTGTGCTGCCGGGTGATCGTCGCCATTGAGTGTTCCAGCGTCAAAATCGACGGTCACGCTGCCGTTGGTAGTCCACTCGTTGCCCTCGTGATCTGTGACGGTCGTGGACTCGCGTTCGTGGACCGACAGCCACCGAGATTCGTTTCGGTCCGATTCGACGAGCAGTCGAAATGCGCCCGTTCCTGACTCATCGATCTCGTCGATGGTCAGCGCGTACGCCACAGCGTTTGCCGCAGTCACGACGGTCCAGTTTCCCTCTCCGGTCGCACTCGTTACCGGTGCCGTCTCGTTTTGTCTGACCAGCGTTTCGTGAGCCGGGTCGCGATCAATTACGACGTCGACGTACGCTCCGCGTGAGGCGTAGTGAGTACGTACCTGTTCGATCCACGCGTCGAGCGCCGTCGAGAATGCAGATACCTGTTGATCGACGCCGTCGTGTTCGTCGATCGCAGTCTGAAGCAGTGTCTGACTTTCGCGTTCGACGGCGGCGACGAACTCGAGCGCCGCAGACGCGTCGTGAGTGACCTCACTCCGATGCTCGTCGACGACGCGGTCTACCTCGACGAGGGTGATCGCGAGTGCGAGCACAGCCATGGCAAGAACGATTCCGACGACGACGAACAGCTGAGCGCGCTCGCTCGTCGGATGCCGGAGATCACCGCCGTCCTTGCGGTGGGCTATCGGCGCCATATGTGGAGTTCCACCTCCAGGACCTGGTACACGGGACTGTGCTCGTCGGCGTTCACTGCAAAGAACGTCTGTGAGTTCGATAACGAGAGCGAGTCAGTGGTGAGTGGTTCGTCGTCGAACAGCGTGACGAGCTGCGTTGCCGTCACCGCACTCTCACTTGGCGTGCCCTGGTCGACGAGGTGCTGTGTTCGGCGTGTTCCGTTTTCACCGACGTAATTGATCCGTACGTTGTATGCAACGTCGTCAGAGAACGTCGATTCGAGCGTCGATCCGAACGAGAGAACGGCGGCGTGATTCGTCTCAGAGGGTAAATCGATCTCTGAGGGTCGATCGGACCCCGTCTCTGGGTCGCCTGGAATGCCATCCGTATATCCCGTCTCGGTGGAGTAGCTTCCTTCGAACCGCCCCTCGCTTTCGTTCCAGAAGCGGACGACGGCAGAGAGGGTTCCGTCGGCACTCGCTGTTCGTAGCAGTTGGGTCCCGAGCTCTTCGTGAGTCTCTTGGCACTCGTGTTGGTCAGCGCCCGTCTCGAGCGTCGAGCCGGCGGTCAGCTGTAGTGCAAGAGCCAGGCTAGTGACGAGCAAGAGGGACGTGAGTGTGGCTTCGAGCGTCAGCGCCTGTCCTCGTGTATCCATCGTCACCACACCACGACGGAGAGCCAGTGGGCCGATTCGTTGTACTGAACGGCTCGAGCCGAGGTCGCCGTTCTACGGTCGTCGGGAATGGGGAGCCCGCGCTCGCCGACGGTCGCTCCACCGTCGAGATCGGTCACGGAGACGTTGATTCGGTCGTGGTCTCCAGGAAGTTCGGTTCCGAGACGGTCGTCACGTCCATCGAAGAAGGCCACAACGGCCTCCCGGTCGAGTGGTCGTTCGGCTCCGGGATCGGCGCTGAGATCTGCTACGAGGTGGTCAGCAATTCGGTCGCCAGTGAGTGATGTAGCGGGGGGTGTCGACCGTTCGTCTCCGGACGGGACGGTCAGTTGTGTCGCTGTCGCGAGGACGGAGATCGTAATCAGCAAAACGAGAGATGTACTGATCGCCAGATCGAGCGTCGTCTGTCCGCGCTCGTGATTCCGATTCCCGTCTCGCCTTCGTCCAGTGGGATCCAGCATCGTCGAGGTGCTCCAATGCCGGGGTTCCCTCGTTCTCCAATAAAAATGTGGACGTCACTTGAGCCCGGGTGGCGGCTCGTCTCCGTCGTCGTCCAAGTCGACGTCGAGTCCCAGCTCCTCGCGCTGTTCGCGCAGTCGTTTCATCTGCCGATAGTAGTAGAGGGCCCCAGCGCCACCGAAGACGACGAGCACTCCCGCGACGCCAAGGAAGATCGCGACGTTTCCAGCCGTGTAGTACTGCAGCGAGATCGTGCTATCGAGCTGCTCCCAGGAGAGTCGCTCCTGGCTGTCGACGATCTCGCGATCGTAGCCACTCGGACTGGCGCTTCCGAACAGGAAGTTCGAGGTTCGCTGATCTTCGGGGAGATAGACGACGTACGACCCTTCGACGTACGCGGGTAGCTGGAAGCTGTTCCGATCCGACGGTCCGGAGATCGCGAGCGTTCCGTTCCCGTCTGGCACCACAACGTCCGTGCTGGTATCGCCCTGGTCGATCTCGAGCTCAGAGCCCGTCAGCTCCGTTCCGTTGTCTGGGTACCAGTAGCGAACGCTGTGGATATTGAGAGCGCTGTCGCTGTAGAACCCTTCCTGGTACATCGAGAGCTCGTCGGTCTCGTTTAGGTCGTACACGGCGCGAAACTCGCCGCTGCTCAGTATCCCGCCGCCCTCGATGTCGACGGCGACCGTCGCGTTCTCCTCGCGGAGATCGTCGTACTCCTGATCTCGGTCGAGATCCTCGTCGGAGATGCCGCTGAACAGCGCCGTACAGCCCGCGAGTCCGATCAGGGCAACGACAGCGACGGTAGCGAGTGCGAGTCGGCGATTCATACCGGTCAGGGGACGACACACCGCAGCTCTGCCGGCAGATACTCGCCGATGCTCGCGAGCAAGCCCGGTGGATCCGTATCTTCCGTGCAGATCACGCTCTGTTCTAACAGGCCGATCCGCTCGACGGTGACGTAGTCCTGGGCATGACCGGCGCGGTTGAGCGTCGCCCGTACCTCGGCGCGAGTGGCGCTGTTGACGTTCAGTCTGCCGTCACCTCGCGTCCATTCGTAGAGTCGGTCGCGCTCTTCGTCGGCGAGCCGGGAGGGTGCGCCGCCCTCGGCGTCCGCGTCGCCGTAGACGAACCGCAGCGGCATGTGCTGGACCAGCCCGTACCGGTCGCGGATCTGAGTCGCCGATCCGGGACCGAGCTCGAGTTCGTCAGTTGAAATCCGGACGCCGTCGTCCTGTCCGGCGTCGAGAACGAAGCCGTCCTCGTCCCAGGACGCGAGCGTTCCGACGTAGGTCTCGCCCGGTTCGAGGTCCGGGACGATCTCGCCGAACGCCTCCCGAAGGACGTTGCGAGCGACCGTCGCGTCGTCGCCCTCGATCGTCACCGAGGGGAAGTCGTCGTGGCGGACGCCGATCTCGTAGGAGACGTCCAGCTCGCCGATCTCGTTGTCTACGAGCGAGCGAAGCGAGTCGAGCGTTCGCTCGCGGGCGTCGCCCTCGACGTAGACTTTGGTTGCGAGTACGACCATCTAGGCGTCCACGTTGAGTTCGTCCTCGAGCTGTGCGAGACGGTCGTCCATCGAATCGACCAAGCGATTGTTGTCCATCGATTCGACGGGCGAGCCACACTCCGGACACTCGAAACCAAAGTCCATCGCCTCGCCGAACTCGAACCGGATCGAGCAGATCTCACAGAGGTAGAACTCGTGATTTCGCTCGTACTCCCGGCGGTCCTCCAAAGCGTCGTGGAGCCGGTACATCTCCTCTTCTAGGTTCTCCGGAATGTTCTCGTATTCGAACGTCCAGAGGTAGGTGAGCCAGCCCGAGTCCTCGTCTCGCAGGCGTCGGTAGGTGGCGAGATCGTTCTCGTAGAGAATAAACAGGGCCCGCCGCACGTCGTTTAACTCGAGATCGAGCGACTCCGCAAGCTCCTCGTCGGTCACTTCCCCGTCCGGCGGTGCCGCCGCGACGGGCATCCCCGTGGGACCGACCAGCTCGTGTAAGTACTTCTGGATGACTGGATCTTCGAGCAGGTCCTCAAAAGCCATTACCTACGTGTAACGGCATCCGGCCATTAAGTCTTTTGAGCGCGCTCGCGGTTGGCGTTGGCCATCACGTGGGCGGGAACCGAGAGCAGTTGCTCGTCAATGTTAGAGAGACGGGGTAGGTCCGTCAGCGGTGGCCACACGTGGAAACCACGTGGGCTGAAAGGTGCTGCCAGACCGTGCCGCCTACCGTCACCTCTTCGCTACGGTGGTAAAAGGGCTCCGGTCGCCGGAAGGGTGGAGACCAACCTGTTACGCTGCGCTCGTTCGCTCGGTAAAAGCTGGACCAAAAGCAGGTCGTTCGAAACGGCCTTACCGTTTCGTGATGACTCCGACACCGACGTCCACGTTCGTCTCGAGATTCTGAGCCATATCTACGACACCCCATGGCCAGTTCCTGAAATCCACGACGGATCGGAAGTTAACGCATATATTCGACACCCGCGTATTCCTATTATATATGCAATTCTGTGGCGAGTGCGGTTCGATCATGCACACGGAGGGCGACACGTGGGTGTGTCGCTCCTGTGAGAACGAGGAGCCGCGGGACTCGCAAGCAGAAGCGGCGATGGCGACCCGGGATGGACAGCGGGACGGCGGGGCACCGGCCGTAGCCGACGCGACCCAGGGCACCACCGAGACGATGCAGGAGCCCTGCCCGGCCGGGGACTGCGACGGCGACCGGGCCTACTCCGAGATGATGCCGAAGCCGGGCGGCTCCTACGAGGTTCGGCTGTTCACCTGCGTCGAGTGTGGCCACAAGTGGCGCGAGTCTTGACGGCGTATTTCGCCAAGCCCGCCGCTTACATCTGCACAGACCGCCACAGAAGACCCTCAACTCCCGGGATTACTCGGTCTCGAGGAGCCCACACATCGACTCCAAACCAACTCCCACAACGTTCGTGAGGCTATTGACAACCGCTGTCACAAGAGCCGTTGTTGGAATGTTCATTCCCTGGTTATCGGTGCGGTTGTCGTTGGAACACTCGAGTTCCAGAAGCGGAACCGAAGACGGGGCAGTGGTCGGACTCCTCGGTAACCCAAACCACTCAATTCACAGGCTTGATGAACGCTGAACGGTCTCTCTGGTCTGGTAGGTATTCAGAAGATTGTTCTGAACACAGGGCGCGTATGTTCCATAGAGTTCTGGAGCCTGGGGAGCAACAACGCCGGCGAGACCGTCAGAGACGCCACAGTGTGTTGCCAACTCAAACAAAGTCAGAATTGAGATGCTCAGTTCAGTAATTTCAATAAGAAACATATCTGATACACTGTCATGCTTGCCGAATCGCCGATTGTAACAGGTGTCCTATTCGTGTTTGCGGTGACGGCACTCGTGGTCGTAACCGACAGATACCGGCGTCGTTCTTGGGAGGGCGACAATCGGGACGTACCCTCTGGCGCTACTGACGTAACGGGCGTATTTGCTCTAACTGCGCTGGCTTTGCTGTGGTTTCTTGATGCGCTTGCGATGACTACTACCTCAATAGCTGCAATACTACTGATGGCGTCGGGTGTTGGAGTGCTTGCCACTATTGCCCTCAGCATCGCCCAGATTCGGGCTCAGTAAGACTCAGTGGCATGAAAATGAACGCTGAACGAATGCTGCATCCAGACCTTAATTCAGTAACCGACTGTTAGCGGATCTCGGACAGATTGAGCGTCGCTTCGGCAACTGCGCTACCGATAACCGATACGGAATCGGCGGCCGAGAACGGCCGTGAGAGCTGCTCAGACGACGCCCACGCTCGAGAGAATCCCGACGAGCACAACCAGCCCGAAAGCCACCAACCCAGCGAGCAGCGCCGGATTCTCCCGAACCTTCTCGTGGAGGGCCATCGCCTCGTACTCGGCCTGGAACGCCTCCCGATTGTCCTCGTCGTAGAAGTACTTCGTCTTAAGCGCAAAGCGCTCGGTAACCGCACAGCCGGTACAGACCGGCTCACTCTCCAGGCGCTCGGTCCGGATGTGGTCCGCGCAGTTGATGCTCCCGCAGTTGTCGCAGTAGGTGTAGGTCGCGTCGCTATCGTCAGTCCCGCAGTGGACACAGCGTCGGATTCCGTCCTCGGTCGTCACCCGCGAGGGGCCCGCCGCGTAGTAGGCGTAGGGGTAGCGGTACTCACCTACCTCGACCGCCTGGCGAACCCGGGGGACGTAGACGGGAGTGATCGACTGGACGGAGACGTCGGACTGGCGCGGCTCGCAGGTCTTGGTGTAGGTGACGTTGTTGTCGCCGGTGTAGGAGACGGTCGCCGTGTGGCGCTCGCGAAATCGGTCGACAGCCCACTCCTTGTACTCAGTCTCGGTGCGACCGAATCGGGTGACCGCCACGTCGTCGAAGATCTCGGCGAACCGGGACTCGTCGAGGTCGGTCGTCCGGTGGCGGTGTTCGGAGACGAGCCGGCGGACAGGGCCCCGAAGCACGGCCGGCTGTCCTCGCACGGCCCGGACGGCGACCGTCTCCGTCTCGTCGACCCGGTGGACGACGCCGACGGCGGTCTCGAAGACGGCGTCTACCTCAGCTGTGATCGTGACGACGGGCTCGAACGCGACGCTGGAGCGTGGCGACGGCAGCTCCACCGCAGCGTCGAGATTCTCGACGCCGCGAAACGCCTCCCGGACGGGGTCCGCGACCGATCCCGTGGGGTCGAGCGGGCGAAGCGTCTCCTCGCAGATGATCTCGATGCGTCCGTTGTAGAGGTCGAGACCGACCTCGTCGGCCAGTTCGCGCAGGTCGGTGCCGTCGACGAGTTCGATCGGATGCGGATCGCCTGCAGCCCGCAGATCGGCGGCGTACTCCCGGGCAGGGGCGGTAAACCGGCCGGTTGTCGCGACTATGCCGCGTTTCGGGCCGTCAAAGTCGTACGTCGCGACCGCAGAGTGGAGCTTCTGGACGACGGGGCGACTGACCGCGTCGGTGTGTTTGCACTCGACGACGACGGCCCGGTGGGTGCCGTCGACGACCTCCTCCATAACGATGTCCCGTCCCATATCGGCCGTCCGCTCGGCCTGCCGAACGTTCTCGTAGCCGAGCTTTCTGAACACGTCTTCCATCACGTCCTCGAACTCGAACCCGGAGAGGTCGTCGAGCAGCGCCGCCTCGGTCATCGCTCTGATCATGTTGTGCGGGCGGTAAATACGTTGACGACTGGCAGGCAGATCCCAGCTGGCGACAGTTACACAGACCACATTCGACGATACTGGTCTAGCGGAGTGCGATCGTTCGAATCTGTAACGCGTACTGACGAATATTTGTTCGGAGCGATAGATTTACCACGATCTCCACCGACGATCAGGTAGATGTTGGACATTCCACTGCACGCCGGCACCGAACACCCGAATCTCGTCTGGGTCCTCGTTCCGAGCTATCTCGCGTTCGTCGCCGGACTTGGTATCGGCGTCTACTCCGATCGCGTTCGTAGCTGGCTGCGTTCACGGACCGCTGCCACGGGCGAGTAATCCGAGCTACGGCGTCGTTGCGGCCCTGGTATCGGACCGATTATGGCGGTCGCTCGCGTGGTGCCAGCATGGACCGCATCTCGCTGAACAGCGAGGCGTTCGAGGGCGAGAACAACGCGTACGTGGTCGAAGGGAGCGACGATCTCGCGCTCGTCGACACGGGAGTCGGCACCGACGACGTCCGCGATCAGCTCCGAGAGGGACTCACAGAGCGTGGCTACGCCTTCGCCGACGTCGACGCGATCGTCCTCACGCACTTTCACCCCGACCACGCCGGTCTCGCCGGCGAGATTCAGGCCGAGAGCGACGCCACCGTCTACGTCCACGAGGCCGACGCACCGCTCGTGGCCCGGGAAGCGGGTGACGTCGCGGCGTTCGACGAGCGCAGGCTGGCCGCGCTCGAGGCGTGGGGGGTTCCGGACGCAAAGCGAGACGAATTACTCGCCTTTCTCGAGGGAGCGAGCCGCATCCTCGGCGAGCCGGCGTCAGTGACACGGATTGCGGACGGAGACACCATCGATGTTGGCGGACACGCGCTCGACGTAGTGCACGCGCCGGGCCACACGGCCGGGCTCTGTTGCTTCGAGATCGCCGACCGAAACGAGGCGTTCGTCGGCGACGCCATTCTCCCCGTCTACACGCCGAACGTCGGCGGCGCAGACGTCCGCGTCGAGCGCCCGCTCGCGACGTACATCGACTCGCTGCAGCGGATCGCCGACCGAGACTACGACC from Halobacteria archaeon AArc-dxtr1 harbors:
- a CDS encoding DUF5803 family protein; translation: MNRRLALATVAVVALIGLAGCTALFSGISDEDLDRDQEYDDLREENATVAVDIEGGGILSSGEFRAVYDLNETDELSMYQEGFYSDSALNIHSVRYWYPDNGTELTGSELEIDQGDTSTDVVVPDGNGTLAISGPSDRNSFQLPAYVEGSYVVYLPEDQRTSNFLFGSASPSGYDREIVDSQERLSWEQLDSTISLQYYTAGNVAIFLGVAGVLVVFGGAGALYYYRQMKRLREQREELGLDVDLDDDGDEPPPGLK
- a CDS encoding DUF2110 family protein, translating into MVVLATKVYVEGDARERTLDSLRSLVDNEIGELDVSYEIGVRHDDFPSVTIEGDDATVARNVLREAFGEIVPDLEPGETYVGTLASWDEDGFVLDAGQDDGVRISTDELELGPGSATQIRDRYGLVQHMPLRFVYGDADAEGGAPSRLADEERDRLYEWTRGDGRLNVNSATRAEVRATLNRAGHAQDYVTVERIGLLEQSVICTEDTDPPGLLASIGEYLPAELRCVVP
- a CDS encoding transcription factor → MAFEDLLEDPVIQKYLHELVGPTGMPVAAAPPDGEVTDEELAESLDLELNDVRRALFILYENDLATYRRLRDEDSGWLTYLWTFEYENIPENLEEEMYRLHDALEDRREYERNHEFYLCEICSIRFEFGEAMDFGFECPECGSPVESMDNNRLVDSMDDRLAQLEDELNVDA
- a CDS encoding DNA-directed RNA polymerase subunit M, giving the protein MQFCGECGSIMHTEGDTWVCRSCENEEPRDSQAEAAMATRDGQRDGGAPAVADATQGTTETMQEPCPAGDCDGDRAYSEMMPKPGGSYEVRLFTCVECGHKWRES
- a CDS encoding restriction endonuclease yields the protein MTEAALLDDLSGFEFEDVMEDVFRKLGYENVRQAERTADMGRDIVMEEVVDGTHRAVVVECKHTDAVSRPVVQKLHSAVATYDFDGPKRGIVATTGRFTAPAREYAADLRAAGDPHPIELVDGTDLRELADEVGLDLYNGRIEIICEETLRPLDPTGSVADPVREAFRGVENLDAAVELPSPRSSVAFEPVVTITAEVDAVFETAVGVVHRVDETETVAVRAVRGQPAVLRGPVRRLVSEHRHRTTDLDESRFAEIFDDVAVTRFGRTETEYKEWAVDRFRERHTATVSYTGDNNVTYTKTCEPRQSDVSVQSITPVYVPRVRQAVEVGEYRYPYAYYAAGPSRVTTEDGIRRCVHCGTDDSDATYTYCDNCGSINCADHIRTERLESEPVCTGCAVTERFALKTKYFYDEDNREAFQAEYEAMALHEKVRENPALLAGLVAFGLVVLVGILSSVGVV
- a CDS encoding MBL fold metallo-hydrolase; this encodes MDRISLNSEAFEGENNAYVVEGSDDLALVDTGVGTDDVRDQLREGLTERGYAFADVDAIVLTHFHPDHAGLAGEIQAESDATVYVHEADAPLVAREAGDVAAFDERRLAALEAWGVPDAKRDELLAFLEGASRILGEPASVTRIADGDTIDVGGHALDVVHAPGHTAGLCCFEIADRNEAFVGDAILPVYTPNVGGADVRVERPLATYIDSLQRIADRDYDRLWPGHRDPIDEPTARIREIVDHHRDRTERVVDVLTEYGPADAWTVSAHLFGDLEGIHIKHGPGEAYAHLDHLVAEDVATVDDGEYRLRGADEIDLETLIPTIRGPGELPPS